One part of the Lotus japonicus ecotype B-129 chromosome 2, LjGifu_v1.2 genome encodes these proteins:
- the LOC130737019 gene encoding putative WEB family protein At1g65010, chloroplastic, with amino-acid sequence MARLTEEDLLHFRREQQAAREKRNPSKSVADQDTSHSGTEVGRPTKKKKKNEEPASQKNKASNQTSLEQFMNRNDSPGANKGCSSSAQPVCWKNLLKEFEELTSNEVTSLWDSKIDFNSLVETNLVFEADREKMRKMGLKEACQAMMTKGLEIAAVAKMIDLESNGFDGLANAKLVEEKEKEIGKLKAMLKLLDKSNKANEKKAADLAVEFENAKKTAEDHKASVQTLTEENDKVKADLAQITTVHNQTLDENSKMKTEIAELQCSVLDQFEAGFAKALSQISFLNPDLAINLEGSNPYAPRMARLSEDDILRFRREQQAAREKRNPAKSIAEQNTSHSGTETDRLAKKKKKNDEAASAKNKTPNQTSLDQFMNKSAAIDMNKGCSSSAPPPCWKNLLKEFEELTSNEVTSLWDSKIDFNSLVETNLVFEADREKMRKIGLREACQAMMTKGLEIAAISKMIDLESAGFDGLSSAKLIEGKEKEVEKMRATLKLLEKSKKATDKKAADLASEVENLKKTIEENNTSIQTLTGENEKTRADLTQLTTVHNQVLEENSNLKTEVAELKCSILEQFEAGFAKAKGQIVFLNLDLAINLEGSNPYAHYVKDLRSL; translated from the exons ATGGCTCGACTTACTGAAGAAGACCTCCTCCACTTTCGCCGCGAACAACAGGCCGCCCGTGAAAAAAGGAATCCCTCAAAGTCTGTTGCCGACCAAGACACCAGCCATTCTGGCACTGAAGTTGGTCGCCCcactaagaaaaagaaaaagaatgaagaacCTGCCTCTCAGAAGAATAAAGCTTCGAACCAGACTTCTTTGGAACAATTCATGAACAGAAATGATTCGCCAGGGGCGAATAAAGGCTGCTCCTCAAGCGCTCAGCCTGTTTGCTGGAAAAACTTGTTGAAGGAATTTGAAGAACTGACCTCCAATGAAGTAACTTCACTTTGGGATTCAAAGATAGATTTCAACTCTTTGGTGGAAACGAACTTGGTTTTTGAGGCTGATCGtgagaagatgaggaagatggGTTTAAAAGAGGCCTGCCAAGCTATGATGACCAAAGGTTTAGAGATCGCTGCAGTCGCCAAGATGATTGACTTAGAATCTAACGGATTCGATGGCCTCGCCAATGCCAAActtgttgaagaaaaagaaaaagaaattgggaAGTTGAAAGCAATGTTGAAGTTGTTAGATAAATCCAACAAAGCCAATGAGAAAAAAGCTGCTGATTTGGCTGTAGAGTTTGAGAATGCGAAGAAGACTGCTGAAGACCACAAAGCTTCTGTTCAGACACTGACTGAGGAAAATGACAAGGTGAAAGCTGACCTCGCCCAGATTACTACTGTTCACAACCAAACTCTGGACGAGAAttctaaaatgaaaacagaaattgCTGAATTGCAATGTTCTGTTTTGGATCAATTTGAGGCTGGCTTCGCCAAAGCACTAAGCCAAATCTCCTTTCTCAATCCTGACCTGGCGATCAACTTGGAGGGCTCAAACCCTTATGCTC CAAGAATGGCTCGCCTATCAGAGGATGACATCCTCCGTTTCCGCCGTGAGCAACAAGCTGCTCGCGAGAAAAGAAATCCGGCGAAATCCATCGCTGAACAAAACACCAGTCATTCCGGCACTGAAACTGACCGCCTCgccaagaaaaagaagaagaatgacgaAGCTGCCTCGGCCAAAAACAAGACTCCCAATCAAACCTCTCTGGATCAATTTATGAACAAAAGTGCTGCTATCGATATGAACAAAGGCTGTTCATCAAGCGCTCCGCCCCCCTGCTGGAAGAATCTGTTaaaggaatttgaagagttAACTTCCAACGAAGTGACCTCACTATGGGATTCGAAGATTGATTTCAACTCTTTGGTGGAAACAAATTTGGTCTTTGAGGCGGACCGTgaaaaaatgaggaagatcGGATTGAGGGAGGCTTGTCAAGCCATGATGACGAAAGGTTTGGAAATTGCTGCAATTTCTAAGATGATTGATCTTGAATCTGCTGGATTTGATGGCCTTTCAAGCGCCAAGCTCAtcgaaggaaaagaaaaagaagttgagaAAATGAGAGCCACATTGAAGCTTTTGGAAAAATCCAAAAAGGCTACTGACAAGAAAGCCGCGGATCTGGCTTCAGAGGTTGAAAACTTGAAGAAAACTATTGAGGAAAACAACACTTCCATTCAAACATTGACTGGAGAAAATGAGAAGACAAGGGCTGACCTTACCCAACTGACTACTGTCCACAACCAAGTTTTAGAAGAAAATTCCAACTTGAAAACTGAGGTAGCCGAACTAAAATGTTCTATCTTAGAGCAATTTGAAGCTGGTTTCGCCAAGGCGAAAGGTCAAATCGTTTTTCTCAATCTTGACCTGGCTATCAACTTGGAGGGTTCAAACCCTTATGCAC ACTATGTAAAAGACCTCCGGTCTCTTTAA